The Aspergillus nidulans FGSC A4 chromosome VIII genome contains the following window.
CCGCACGCAGTATAAATGCTGGAGACGCAATACGGGTAAATATGGGCATCGTCCGAGACTCACGGCCAAGTCATTCAACAAGGACGGACTTGCCTGCCTCTGCTTAGACAATCATGCAAGATACAGTACACTATTCAGATAACCTCGAGGGTTGTATGACCGGATAGGGTTGCACCTGGCACACCCTCAACGTTCCGGCTCGGCCTCTACTCGCGGTCCGCCTATGTGCTCGATAATTGCAATTTCGCAGCCAACTGAGGAGTGAGCCAGATGTTGACGCTTTCCTTGGAACGCAGTCCGAAATTAACTATAGCACATATCGGAGGTTAATGACACACTCCACACCACGATCCTAGCTCATATTATGCGAACCCGTACTGTGTCACGTTGAAACGATAATGAGGACATAGACAAGCTTGTCTTGCAACAACCAGAGAAGACATTGATGACTCCTTGATGAGATAGTGGCATTGCATCCTACACCTTGTGGGTGTGCTGTGGCTCTTTGCTGTTTCTGCATCCTGACCTTCACCTTCGTCAGCCCCCTTTCCACGGGTGCTCAGATATTCCGAAGTATGACGACAAGCGGATAGGGACATAATTCGGGAGGTTAAACTAATTATTTCCTGTTCTAAAAGCGCCGTCTTTGTGCCGGCCGACTTACATGATTAGGCCCTCGCTGGAGCCCAGATGATTTCCGTTTCTCGCGAAAGAATGGATTGACTAATATCGACATCTCAGTGTATTGAGACTATCAAAACGGCTGACCCGGCTCAAAGTGGAGTCTTTAGTCCCAAGGGTTGCCCTGTGGTGGTGCGAGTCTGCTTCTGCACCGTTTATATGCAGCACCGTTGTCGATATGCAGCTCGCCGCTCCATTGCGGCAGTGTAACGCGAGCACCAGGGTCGTGTGCTGGGGTCAATGTCCACTGACGGAGTGTCGCTAGAAGCGTTGAATTATTCGAGAGGGTTTGCTCTTAACCATCCACTGCGGAGTCCCAAGCTTCTGTCTAGCGGGAGGTTTAGGAGAAACGGTTGGAAAAAAAAGCTAAGAAGTCTCCCCTTGCGTGTCATCAAGTCCTCTCACAGACGTAGGATATCTTTGTCTAATTCAATGCAACATCGCAAGCCAAAGCACCAAATCGCAGACTTGTCCTGCCCTGGTCACACTGATGGATCCAGAGTTAAAGATGCGCAATTCGACTGGAGCCTCACAGGCCGTCATATCCAAAGCCACTTCCCTTGACACTACTTTACAGTCGAGGAAATAGGCACATAGCAGGATTGTTGTAGGCACTACCCCGTTGTGCACCGTGCGGTAGGCCGACATTGAGTGGCTTGCAGAGGCACCTGAGCACCGCTGGAGAACGAAATAGACTATCCCCCTTGCTGGCCTAACCTTTCAGGacaagaagggaagagaggcACCGACTCATCAGATCATACGTTGGGCCTAGGCTATCAGTTGCAAACTATCGAATTTTGAGCAGCCAGACCGAGACACCACGACTTGGGCCGTTGACCCGAACCGTTGAAGCCAATCTACGTAATTTGCTGGCCCTCTACACTTTGAATCAGTGAGCTATATCAGGTTACGTacttgctgctggtgaatATAATTGGTTCCTTCTCAGTCCCGGTAACGCACCACTGAAAAGTGACAGATCCTCGCACTAACCCCAACTCTTGATCCACTGGCGCCATGGGTCAGTGATTCCAATTCGTCTTTGTTTGAAGACGACAGGTCAACTATGCGTAAATGGCTACTGAAGACCCGCCAATGGCATTTGTACCTGACAGCAGGTTTGTTGTTAATCTGGTCGCAAGTTGTCAACTCTGATCactgcagaagacgagtCAGATTTTCCAGCCTCGGCGCCGTTAGCGGGTGCCCTGCCGCAGACTGAGATATGACCTATTCATTTGCCTCGAGTGATATAGACGCCCCTTCAATAAATGGCAGCTGCTTCCAAGGATTTTATGCAAGGTGTCAGTTATGACGGCTCGCGGTGGGCCATGCTGCTTGCTCTTGCACCACACTATGTGATTGTATTGACCAAGAACCGATGGCAGGAGGGAATGATAATGGCCTTGGACTATCGAACTAATTTGATGCTGACTCGGTACCGCATTTGACATATCTCGTCCTATCCCCGCCATTGCTCTATCACACTCCCTATTTCGCTGGGTTGGCTCAAGCTAGCTTTGCTTGAGCATTGCTCTCTTACCAGTTACCGTTTCGTCATAAGCTGTCAAGATAAACGAGTCTTGTCAGTACTTCTGGCACTGCAAGAATGGCCTCATGGTGCGCCGTACCATAGCCGTATATCAGCTGTGGCACCCCTTGGAAACATCAGAGCCGGGGATTTTTCCACAGCCAATATGGCCGACCACGATGATCGATCAGGGCAGCTCAGAGCGATTGCGATTACTTTCATTCCGTTGGTCTGCATAACCATGGTACTGCGTTGCTACATGCGCGCCAAAGTCATCAGAGCAGTCGGCTGGGATGACGGGGTCATGGTCATAGCGCTGGTATGCAACTTCTTACCAGGCCTTGCTTCAGGGAATGCAGCTGACAATGGGGAAATAACTGCAGCTCTGCTACATCATGCATGTATCGTGTGTCATTGGAGGCAGCTTTTACGGCCTCGGCCGCAAACTCGGACTGGATACAGATTTCCAGCGGATAGCAGTCGCGGTGAAGGTTTGGAGATACCGCTTGCCTGGAGAGCTGAATCCCAAGATCTTCTCCATTCTGTCTTTCGGTGGGTGCTGACTGGAGATAGTACATGTGGATCGCTCAGCTCGGCTACGGCTTAGCGACAGACCTTTGCAAGATATCGGTCTGCCTGTTTCTGATGCGACTTACAGTCAAGCCATTCCATACTCGACTTCTGTGGATCTTGCTCATATATACTGCGATTCACGGCGCCTATGTTATTCTCGCCGATATAGTCCGGTGCTGGCCCATCTCGTATAATTGGAATCAAATGACCCTGGACCCGCGGTTCAAGGGGACCTGCATAACttcaaagcaaagcaagatcaTCGCGTATGTGGCAACAGGTAGCTTACTGATCATCGATATCTGTCTTGGTGTGATCCTACCGGCCCTGATCGTTTGGAAGCTTCAGATGCCGAAACAGTCCAAGCTCGCGGTGTTGAGCATCTTGTGTCTAACTGTCTGGTATACCTCACAATACGAAATATCTACTGCGATTCCGCTGACTAGCTAGTGCTACTGTTGCCATCGTCGTCCGCATCCCATATATGGACGGATACGCTGCTTCTGATGCCCTCTGTGCGTTATCCCCCTGGCCTTCCCGTCCTATCAACCCCCTAACACCGGATACCTCAGATGCCGCCGTCGACATGCTCATCTGGGCTTACATTGAGCTCAGCCTCGGAATCATAGCCGGCAACCTTGCCACGCTCGGCCCTCTCTTTCGCATCTGGTTCGGCATCGTAACGAGCCGCGGCAATTCCGCCTCGACCAGTACTCCCAAGCCGACGCGCTATTTCCGGCGTCCGCGTGGCGTCCACGACATGTCCTTCCCTTTATCCACATTTGACGAGACGGGCCGGAACACACTTCGTCCAGATAAGCTTCCGATCATGGTCACACAAGTTCAGACCCAGCATTCGCactcggcgacggcgcaCGATGCAAATAACAGCCAGGAGCAGCTGACGCTTGATCATGGCCGTGCTCGCGGCACGTCAGCTGCGTCGAGTAAAGAGCTAGCGCTTGGAGCTGGGCCAGAACCAGAATCGCGGATGGAGATCTATCGCGGGACGGAGGTGATGCAGACGTTCGATGTTGACTCTACGGTAAATGTTGCTGAGGAGCGGGTTTAGTTATTTAGGCTCATATGTTTTAGACGGCATATACTCACTAAGAACAGACGGCCTCGCCTTGCGCATGGTAAATGCGGCCCTTATCACTTTGGCGGCTTGATGGCGTTCGCATATATAGCTATTTTATATATTCGTCATATTGCTGGTTGGAAAGGGATTCAATGTACATAAGCATATTAACCAATCATGCAATAATTATCATGGACTCGGAAGGAAAGGACCTAACGCAACCATAACTCGTCAGAGTTTAAGCCTGGTATTTTCACACCAATTGCCCTATTGCCGCTTGCTTGCCTCGTAGTGGGGGGAGGGTGAATGTAGTGGTCTCACTAAACCTGGGTATTTAGGGTTGGGACTGGCGCGGGGGATGGGCGTGCATTTACTTCGTACATATGATGGCAGAACCGTCAGAGAAAAGGCACAAAGGGTGAGGGCTTTTGATCTCCGCTGACAAAATTGAAGCCGTAATGATCAATCACGATCACTGGGCTGGTCTGCAATGTTCTTTTCCACGGGGGTATTCTCCTTAAGTCTGCATGAAGGTCGGCCCAAGAGGAGTCGGAAAGTTGAAGAGACGTTGTGAGGACATCAGTATCAGCAATAAACTAAAGGAAGCTTGAAATCCATTCAATCGCCTCTCTCCGTGTTTCTGCTTTTAAACCTGATCACTTAGATGCACCGAGTGTCCCTGCCTTGTGGCCCAGTGTTCTCCAGTTGCTTGATGCGTAGATATCTATCTTTCTCGCCTGAGCCTACTCCATTCCTGAAAAATTGAAG
Protein-coding sequences here:
- a CDS encoding putative integral membrane protein (transcript_id=CADANIAT00002188) → MADHDDRSGQLRAIAITFIPLVCITMVLRCYMRAKVIRAVGWDDGVMVIALLCYIMHVSCVIGGSFYGLGRKLGLDTDFQRIAVAVKVWRYRLPGELNPKIFSILSFVKPFHTRLLWILLIYTAIHGAYVILADIVRCWPISYNWNQMTLDPRFKGTCITSKQSKIIAYVATGSLLIIDICLASATVAIVVRIPYMDGYAASDALCALSPWPSRPINPLTPDTSDAAVDMLIWAYIELSLGIIAGNLATLGPLFRIWFGIVTSRGNSASTSTPKPTRYFRRPRGVHDMSFPLSTFDETGRNTLRPDKLPIMVTQVQTQHSHSATAHDANNSQEQLTLDHGRARGTSAASSKELALGAGPEPESRMEIYRGTEVMQTFDVDSTVNVAEERV